The following are from one region of the Pseudodesulfovibrio piezophilus C1TLV30 genome:
- the rnfG gene encoding RnfABCDGE type electron transport complex subunit G: MREMLKMIFVLSLICGLSGLTLATVRDATSAKIEEQVLTYVQGPALKQVFTDFDNNPVKDRKTFELANESVTVFPAMKEGKLTGVAFERYGTGYGGPVGVMVGINTTGTQIAGIGITTSKETPGLGARASEPEYREQFRNQPSDGIDLTKNGGPIQAIAGATTTSTATVNAVNDAVKIFMQIKDKFPESWGS; this comes from the coding sequence ATGCGCGAAATGCTCAAAATGATATTTGTCCTGTCGCTGATCTGTGGTCTGTCCGGGTTGACTCTGGCCACAGTGAGAGATGCGACCAGTGCCAAAATTGAAGAACAGGTATTGACCTATGTCCAAGGTCCGGCTTTGAAGCAAGTCTTCACCGACTTTGACAACAATCCGGTTAAAGACCGCAAGACATTTGAATTGGCAAATGAGTCGGTAACGGTCTTTCCCGCCATGAAGGAAGGGAAACTCACAGGTGTGGCATTCGAAAGATATGGGACAGGATACGGAGGCCCGGTCGGTGTCATGGTAGGTATCAACACCACAGGTACGCAGATAGCCGGGATAGGGATAACAACATCGAAAGAAACGCCAGGGCTGGGAGCCAGAGCTTCTGAACCCGAATACCGGGAACAATTCAGGAATCAACCCAGTGATGGTATAGACCTGACCAAGAACGGTGGACCGATTCAGGCCATCGCTGGTGCGACAACAACATCGACTGCAACGGTCAATGCCGTGAATGATGCAGTCAAGATTTTCATGCAAATCAAGGACAAGTTCCCCGAAAGCTGGGGCTCTTGA
- a CDS encoding alkaline phosphatase codes for MNVHGKRIMELGVFLVLCGLSLLGGCSQEPVSVRAEDTVEKTAKYVFLFIGDGMGLPQRAATAAYTGKKLVIDTFPAQGVTTTFANDRFITGSAASATALASGIKTNINYIGVDENFKPVRTVAEIAKEQGKKVGIVSSVSIDHATPAAFYAHVKTRKMYHEIDYALAESGFDYFAGGGLKDPTGKKSESPLGDALSRAKHNGYTIVRNKADFKSLTPADGKVLAWNEWLQDGQALPYVMDMTDADITLPEFTAKGIELLDNETGFFMMVEGGKIDWACHANDATASILNTIAFDNAVSQAVDFYDRHPDETLIVVTGDHECGGLTLGFAGTKYGSYFQILGNQKVSFQKFTDEILVAFKEKGGSFDDMKSLVTKEFGLKFAGDPKVDPTVLEGFQIDELKMAFNRSMSDSPKAKGAEYLLYGEYDPLAVTLTHVLNQKAGLGWTSYKHTGVPVSTSALGVGSELFNGSYDNTDIAKKIMIVMGVPAKPQYVDAERLELAVK; via the coding sequence ATGAACGTGCATGGGAAAAGAATTATGGAATTAGGGGTGTTCTTGGTTCTTTGTGGACTGAGCTTATTGGGGGGATGCTCTCAGGAACCTGTCTCTGTTCGGGCAGAGGACACAGTGGAGAAAACAGCAAAATACGTTTTTCTGTTTATCGGTGATGGGATGGGGCTTCCTCAGCGAGCAGCCACAGCTGCATATACCGGGAAAAAATTGGTCATTGATACTTTCCCGGCTCAGGGTGTGACAACGACATTTGCAAATGACCGATTCATAACCGGTTCAGCTGCATCCGCAACCGCCTTAGCGTCGGGTATCAAGACAAACATCAATTATATTGGTGTGGATGAGAACTTTAAGCCTGTGAGAACTGTGGCAGAAATAGCGAAGGAACAGGGGAAGAAAGTTGGCATTGTTTCAAGTGTCTCCATAGATCATGCTACTCCGGCCGCGTTTTATGCGCATGTCAAAACCCGAAAGATGTATCATGAAATTGATTATGCCTTGGCAGAGTCCGGTTTCGATTATTTCGCAGGTGGAGGGCTTAAGGACCCGACCGGCAAGAAATCCGAGTCCCCGTTGGGAGATGCTTTGTCCAGAGCAAAACATAACGGATATACAATCGTTCGCAACAAAGCTGATTTCAAATCGCTGACTCCAGCCGATGGGAAAGTGCTCGCCTGGAATGAATGGCTGCAGGATGGGCAGGCGCTTCCCTATGTTATGGATATGACCGATGCCGATATCACTTTACCTGAGTTTACTGCCAAGGGCATCGAATTGCTTGATAATGAAACAGGCTTTTTCATGATGGTCGAAGGTGGAAAGATTGATTGGGCATGTCACGCGAACGATGCCACTGCTTCTATTCTCAATACCATCGCATTTGATAATGCCGTCAGCCAAGCTGTTGATTTTTATGATAGACACCCGGACGAAACCCTTATCGTTGTGACAGGTGACCATGAATGTGGCGGATTGACTCTTGGATTCGCCGGGACCAAATATGGTTCATATTTCCAGATATTGGGAAATCAGAAAGTATCCTTTCAGAAATTTACTGATGAGATCCTCGTGGCATTCAAGGAGAAGGGTGGTTCTTTTGATGATATGAAATCGCTGGTAACCAAGGAATTCGGCCTCAAGTTCGCAGGGGATCCCAAGGTCGACCCAACTGTCCTGGAAGGTTTTCAGATCGACGAACTCAAAATGGCGTTCAATCGTAGTATGTCTGATTCTCCAAAAGCAAAGGGGGCCGAGTACCTTCTTTATGGAGAATATGATCCCTTGGCAGTAACCTTGACCCACGTACTCAACCAAAAAGCGGGCCTTGGCTGGACTTCTTACAAGCACACCGGAGTGCCTGTATCCACTTCGGCGTTAGGTGTTGGTTCGGAGTTGTTCAATGGAAGTTATGACAATACCGATATTGCCAAGAAAATCATGATTGTCATGGGTGTGCCTGCCAAGCCCCAGTATGTCGATGCCGAGCGTCTTGAATTGGCAGTGAAATAA
- a CDS encoding SHOCT domain-containing protein, which produces MSFPFLSFFMADFFDFLDSPVWRGWPFNSGYGEQIGPAIARMIFVSFIFIAIILFLRLLYGPNGFFRDKEMDREAEEERIKERKELKALFEKGEITEFEYEIKLKRLEE; this is translated from the coding sequence ATGTCTTTCCCTTTCTTGTCATTCTTTATGGCTGATTTTTTTGATTTTCTAGACAGCCCTGTGTGGCGGGGCTGGCCTTTCAACTCCGGGTATGGAGAACAAATTGGCCCGGCAATTGCCAGAATGATTTTTGTCTCATTTATATTTATCGCTATCATACTTTTTCTCCGCCTCCTTTACGGTCCAAATGGATTCTTCCGTGACAAAGAGATGGACAGAGAAGCCGAAGAAGAGCGTATCAAAGAACGCAAAGAGCTTAAGGCTCTCTTTGAGAAAGGCGAAATCACCGAATTTGAATATGAGATCAAATTGAAAAGGCTTGAGGAATGA
- a CDS encoding YibE/F family protein gives MQISNRKRRDIYLVVVFSLLAVAMYFLPTGFEKNTDETAVRCTGRVTSVDNTNIQEFGLIRKGEQGLSLTILDGPFEGEIFDAHNQLLGQLDRDKLFQAGDTAYVIMTIGAHGEVLFINPQAHYRLGLELLLLGLFAGLLLLFGGLTGLKALLSFVFTGMMLWKVLVPLLLGGADPVWLALGVVALLSAVIIFLVAGINRTGMTAFGGAFLGVLSSCLLAVVFTGAFHVHGAVMPFAETLLYAGYGHLNLSRVFMAGVFLASSGAVMDLAMDVASSMGEVVAQNPNISRVEAVWSGIRVGRAVVGTMTTTLLLAYSGGYVTLLMAFMAQGIPLGSTFNFIYVAAEVLKTLVGSFGLVTVAPFTALIGGLLLVPPNANSVD, from the coding sequence ATGCAGATATCGAATAGGAAACGGCGAGATATCTATTTGGTCGTCGTTTTTTCACTCTTGGCCGTGGCGATGTATTTTCTGCCAACTGGATTTGAAAAGAATACAGATGAAACTGCTGTCCGATGTACTGGGCGAGTGACGTCCGTTGACAATACGAATATACAGGAATTCGGGCTGATACGAAAAGGAGAGCAAGGCCTGTCGTTGACGATTCTGGACGGCCCTTTTGAGGGGGAAATTTTTGATGCGCATAATCAGCTTCTTGGACAACTGGATCGTGACAAACTTTTCCAAGCTGGTGATACCGCATATGTTATTATGACAATTGGTGCCCATGGAGAAGTTCTTTTCATTAATCCACAGGCACATTATCGACTGGGGTTGGAACTCTTACTCCTTGGACTCTTTGCCGGACTTTTATTGCTTTTTGGAGGGTTGACGGGGCTTAAGGCTCTGCTCTCTTTTGTTTTTACGGGGATGATGCTTTGGAAAGTCCTCGTACCGCTTTTGCTTGGCGGTGCCGATCCTGTCTGGCTTGCGCTTGGCGTTGTGGCGTTATTGAGCGCTGTTATTATTTTTCTAGTCGCTGGTATCAATCGGACCGGGATGACAGCTTTTGGAGGAGCCTTTCTGGGTGTACTTTCCAGTTGCCTGTTGGCTGTTGTTTTTACAGGGGCGTTTCATGTTCATGGTGCAGTGATGCCTTTTGCGGAAACTCTCTTGTATGCCGGGTACGGGCATCTTAATTTGTCACGAGTCTTCATGGCTGGTGTTTTTCTTGCTTCTTCAGGGGCGGTGATGGATTTGGCTATGGATGTGGCCTCAAGTATGGGAGAGGTCGTCGCCCAAAATCCGAATATATCCAGAGTGGAAGCTGTCTGGTCAGGTATACGCGTGGGGCGTGCTGTTGTGGGGACTATGACTACGACTTTGCTTTTGGCCTATTCTGGTGGCTATGTCACCTTGTTGATGGCCTTTATGGCTCAAGGAATTCCCTTGGGAAGCACCTTCAATTTCATCTACGTAGCAGCCGAGGTCCTCAAGACTCTTGTCGGGAGTTTCGGGTTGGTGACAGTTGCTCCGTTCACGGCGCTCATTGGCGGTCTGTTACTTGTTCCTCCAAATGCAAATTCTGTTGATTGA
- a CDS encoding flagellar brake protein encodes MVKLGVGAKVLIEFSTFGDRFLSVVADVKNDGRLLVYSPVSLPIIERLRTDQNVLVRFAHKGSLKGFRSRVLNQIESVHSLFELEKPIHTFDAEERSEPRCACHFPGSLVVEGERAALIVVEDMSAHSTRIRFLNGGLTPFLQDFSGLIVTLKFYPFNVDQGYAIDCRIKNLFIKDGIEYAVLDYEQDEFEMRSRIAQFIDSRLCCALARI; translated from the coding sequence GTGGTCAAACTCGGAGTTGGTGCAAAGGTTCTCATTGAGTTCTCGACGTTTGGGGATCGGTTCCTGAGCGTTGTCGCCGATGTGAAAAATGACGGTCGTCTGCTCGTTTACTCTCCGGTTTCTCTTCCTATCATCGAACGGCTCCGCACGGACCAGAATGTCCTCGTGCGTTTCGCGCATAAAGGCTCTTTGAAAGGGTTTCGTTCTCGGGTTTTGAATCAAATCGAATCGGTACATAGTCTTTTTGAGTTGGAGAAGCCCATACATACTTTTGATGCAGAGGAACGGAGTGAGCCTCGGTGTGCGTGTCATTTCCCCGGTTCACTGGTTGTTGAAGGGGAGAGGGCTGCATTGATTGTCGTTGAGGATATGTCTGCCCATTCCACACGGATTCGCTTTTTAAATGGTGGGCTGACACCCTTCCTTCAAGATTTTTCTGGCCTGATCGTGACTTTGAAATTTTATCCATTCAATGTTGACCAAGGTTATGCCATCGATTGTCGTATCAAGAATCTTTTTATCAAGGACGGCATCGAATATGCCGTCCTTGACTATGAGCAGGATGAGTTTGAAATGCGCTCTAGAATAGCCCAGTTTATCGACTCGCGTCTGTGCTGTGCTCTTGCTCGAATTTAA
- the rsxE gene encoding electron transport complex subunit RsxE has translation MSRLWTEFSKGLWKDLPPFKVVLGLCPTLAVTKTAYNGFGMGLAVIFVLALSNMLVSILRNVIPAKVRIACYIVVAASLVVCVELLMQAYTYPLYLQLGIFVPLIVVNCIILGRAEAFASKNPVFLSIADGLGMGVGFTFSLTLLGSIRELFGYGSWFGMNVVGSWYKPFSFMVEAPGAFVCLGLLLAGMNAFTNWQRKTRGLEAIEGPVHDCQTCGLCAKKPTI, from the coding sequence ATGAGTAGATTATGGACAGAGTTTTCTAAGGGGCTTTGGAAAGACCTTCCACCTTTCAAGGTGGTCCTGGGCTTATGCCCAACATTGGCGGTGACCAAAACAGCATATAATGGATTCGGCATGGGGCTTGCCGTTATTTTCGTACTCGCCCTCTCGAACATGCTGGTTTCCATTTTACGCAATGTCATCCCGGCAAAGGTTCGTATTGCCTGTTATATTGTCGTCGCCGCCTCTCTGGTCGTCTGTGTTGAACTTCTCATGCAAGCCTATACGTATCCACTGTATTTGCAGTTGGGAATTTTCGTTCCTCTCATTGTTGTCAACTGCATTATCCTTGGCCGAGCTGAAGCGTTTGCATCCAAGAATCCGGTCTTTCTCTCCATTGCCGACGGTCTTGGCATGGGAGTCGGATTCACCTTTTCACTCACCCTGCTTGGGTCCATTCGCGAACTCTTCGGCTATGGAAGCTGGTTCGGCATGAATGTTGTTGGCAGTTGGTACAAACCATTCAGTTTCATGGTTGAAGCTCCGGGAGCATTTGTCTGCCTCGGGCTGCTTTTGGCAGGTATGAATGCCTTCACGAACTGGCAACGCAAGACACGAGGACTGGAAGCCATAGAAGGCCCGGTCCACGACTGCCAGACATGTGGCCTCTGCGCCAAAAAGCCTACGATCTAA
- a CDS encoding HD domain-containing protein, with product MTLSIDEHVDTLIGFANGHFHNEKAYDAQIQLKITHSLAVLENAKAIIRSEKISPHEADLCHLAALYHDIGRFPQFSRYQTYNDRDSINHARLGVLTLRTLSLPKGLSDQDWRTIRFAVGQHNLKTIRPDLPDHLRHPTNVVRDADKLDIYRVMVEHFTSQNPDPVVTHGFVEKPGEYSLAVYDSIMARETSDYRLIQSANDFKLLVIGWVYDLYYTQSLQLLREKGYLDILFSLLPDDERIQALNKRITNFMDERLS from the coding sequence ATGACCCTTTCGATTGATGAACACGTCGACACCCTCATAGGCTTTGCCAATGGCCATTTTCACAATGAAAAAGCGTATGATGCCCAGATCCAACTGAAAATCACCCATTCCCTCGCCGTTCTTGAGAATGCGAAGGCCATTATTCGCTCCGAAAAGATCTCCCCCCATGAGGCCGACCTCTGCCACCTTGCCGCTCTATATCATGATATAGGAAGATTCCCACAGTTCTCCCGCTACCAGACGTACAATGATCGAGACTCGATCAATCACGCCAGATTGGGTGTCCTCACTCTCAGGACACTTTCTCTTCCGAAAGGTCTGAGCGACCAGGACTGGAGGACCATCCGCTTCGCAGTCGGTCAACACAACCTCAAAACAATTCGCCCAGACCTCCCTGATCATTTGAGACATCCAACGAATGTCGTCCGTGACGCAGACAAGCTTGACATATACAGAGTCATGGTTGAGCACTTTACCAGTCAAAACCCCGACCCTGTCGTTACTCACGGCTTCGTCGAAAAGCCTGGGGAGTACTCCTTGGCAGTCTACGATAGCATCATGGCCAGGGAAACCAGTGATTACCGACTGATCCAGAGCGCAAATGATTTTAAATTATTAGTCATAGGCTGGGTATATGATTTATACTATACTCAATCCTTGCAGCTACTCAGGGAAAAAGGATATTTGGATATTCTTTTTTCCCTCTTGCCAGATGATGAAAGAATCCAGGCATTGAATAAAAGAATTACAAATTTCATGGATGAAAGACTCTCTTGA
- a CDS encoding RnfABCDGE type electron transport complex subunit D encodes MITKPIQPILTVIVPPHAHCGRTIKGSMTETLIALLPAVIMAIVAFGIGAMRVMALSCLVAILSEAFCNKLTKREQSLDDLSALHTGLLFSFLLPASAPWWLVTVGAATSIILGKMIFGGLGGNPLCTPLVGWAACRISWGVYMDTNSTMLTSNLPAPLQQLKFFGLDAIQSLDTNSLFLGNQLGGLGEIQIAALLAGGAFLLIRRHISWEIPVAFIVGIAGTAWCYQIMDQTSYASPLFHLLSGGAIFGAFFLAPDPATSPMGRIPSLLYGFMAGAMVIIIRVYGIYPDGVPFAILLSNLFTPLLDRIRPKPFGGAYRIPQDLEEPTQCAKCSK; translated from the coding sequence ATGATAACCAAACCAATCCAGCCCATACTCACAGTCATAGTCCCTCCCCACGCCCATTGTGGGAGAACAATTAAAGGCTCCATGACTGAAACTCTTATCGCATTATTGCCAGCAGTTATCATGGCTATTGTGGCATTCGGCATTGGAGCCATGCGTGTCATGGCACTTTCATGCCTGGTTGCTATCCTCAGCGAAGCGTTTTGCAACAAACTGACAAAACGAGAACAATCTCTCGATGATCTCAGCGCTCTTCATACAGGGCTTTTATTCTCTTTCTTGCTTCCGGCCTCCGCTCCCTGGTGGCTTGTGACAGTTGGTGCAGCCACAAGCATTATCCTTGGAAAAATGATTTTCGGCGGTCTCGGAGGAAATCCACTCTGTACACCTCTAGTCGGCTGGGCAGCGTGCCGCATATCATGGGGGGTATACATGGACACCAACTCAACCATGCTCACGTCCAATCTCCCCGCTCCATTGCAACAACTTAAATTTTTCGGACTTGATGCCATTCAATCTCTGGATACGAATTCTTTGTTTCTTGGCAACCAACTCGGAGGCCTGGGAGAAATTCAAATAGCAGCCTTATTGGCCGGTGGCGCTTTTCTTCTTATCCGCCGCCACATCAGTTGGGAGATCCCGGTTGCATTCATTGTCGGGATTGCGGGCACGGCATGGTGCTACCAAATAATGGATCAAACATCCTATGCCTCTCCTCTTTTCCATCTACTTTCCGGAGGAGCCATATTTGGAGCTTTTTTCCTGGCCCCTGACCCCGCCACATCTCCCATGGGACGTATCCCATCACTTCTTTATGGATTCATGGCAGGTGCTATGGTCATTATCATAAGAGTCTATGGAATTTACCCTGATGGTGTTCCGTTTGCCATTCTTTTATCCAACCTCTTTACCCCTCTGCTCGACCGAATCCGCCCCAAACCGTTCGGCGGCGCTTACCGTATACCTCAAGACCTGGAGGAGCCGACGCAATGCGCGAAATGCTCAAAATGA
- a CDS encoding sterol desaturase family protein, producing the protein MNEATIRLGFFATLLTVVALLETIYPRRPLQTSRRRRWLSNISISFISTVLIRTLSPMIPTAMALYCFEHGWGVFNWLKLPAWVEFICAILFLDMLIYWQHVFFHKIRPLWKIHRMHHADLDIDSSTGIRFHPLEILLSTLIKFLGILFFGPSPMAVLFFEILLNSCALFNHANIFIPLHIDKILRLLIVTPDQHRIHHSTDMREANKNFGFNFPWWDRLFQTYQSQPALGHTEMHIGMNIFRSPEYIQIRKMLSIPFL; encoded by the coding sequence ATGAATGAAGCAACAATTCGTCTTGGTTTCTTTGCAACACTATTAACCGTCGTTGCTCTTCTCGAAACTATATACCCGAGACGCCCCCTTCAAACATCAAGACGGCGACGCTGGCTCTCCAACATTTCCATTTCTTTCATATCGACTGTCCTTATTCGCACACTCTCTCCAATGATTCCCACTGCTATGGCCCTGTACTGTTTCGAACACGGATGGGGCGTGTTTAATTGGTTGAAACTCCCAGCCTGGGTTGAATTCATTTGTGCCATCCTCTTCCTGGACATGCTTATCTATTGGCAACATGTCTTCTTTCACAAAATCCGCCCACTCTGGAAAATCCATCGTATGCATCATGCGGATCTCGATATAGACTCCAGCACGGGCATTCGATTTCACCCACTTGAAATACTCCTTTCTACTTTGATAAAGTTCCTTGGTATTCTTTTTTTTGGTCCTTCTCCCATGGCTGTCCTGTTTTTTGAAATTCTCTTGAACAGCTGCGCCCTTTTCAATCATGCAAATATATTTATTCCACTCCACATAGACAAAATTCTTCGCCTACTCATCGTCACTCCTGATCAACACCGCATCCACCACTCAACAGATATGCGTGAGGCAAACAAAAATTTTGGGTTCAACTTCCCGTGGTGGGACAGACTCTTCCAGACATACCAGTCACAGCCAGCATTAGGCCATACAGAAATGCACATAGGTATGAATATTTTTCGCTCGCCTGAATATATACAGATAAGAAAAATGCTCAGCATCCCCTTTCTCTAA
- a CDS encoding NAD(P)/FAD-dependent oxidoreductase has product MTEPTLYDVVILGTGPGGLQAAIHAARKKAKTLLLGRMDNSSLYWAHVENYCCQLKISGEDILNTGREQAISFGAEIRDEDVLKIESDGSLFSLELESGELITGKTVVIATGSSRNKLKVPGEKELLGKGVSYCVDCDAGFYRNEVVAVTGCRSAAASGAVALTNFASEVHLYCEELDVAEGLITQLKETGVKVHNGSKIQKILGENEVTGVLLEDGSSQNVSGVFIELGAKGVLELTAMLGIQLDESMKYIDADKKQRTNIPGIYAAGDICGPPLQMAKAVGEGCVAGIEAATYAKKLEMD; this is encoded by the coding sequence ATGACTGAACCAACTCTCTACGATGTGGTCATACTCGGAACTGGTCCAGGTGGGCTTCAGGCCGCCATCCACGCTGCACGCAAAAAGGCCAAGACACTCCTGCTTGGCCGAATGGACAACAGCAGCTTGTATTGGGCACATGTGGAAAACTATTGTTGCCAACTTAAAATTTCAGGTGAAGACATCCTGAACACCGGACGAGAGCAGGCTATCAGTTTCGGTGCAGAAATCAGAGATGAAGATGTTTTGAAAATAGAATCTGACGGTTCTTTATTTTCTCTCGAATTAGAATCGGGAGAGCTGATTACAGGAAAAACCGTTGTTATTGCGACAGGTTCCAGCCGCAACAAACTCAAAGTTCCCGGAGAAAAGGAACTACTGGGTAAAGGTGTCAGTTATTGTGTCGATTGCGATGCAGGATTCTATAGAAATGAAGTTGTCGCTGTCACTGGCTGCCGGAGCGCTGCGGCCAGTGGCGCTGTGGCTTTGACCAACTTTGCAAGCGAAGTGCACCTTTATTGCGAAGAATTGGATGTTGCAGAAGGACTGATCACTCAATTGAAAGAGACCGGCGTCAAAGTCCACAATGGTTCGAAGATTCAGAAAATACTCGGAGAAAATGAAGTTACGGGCGTTCTTCTGGAAGATGGATCCTCCCAAAATGTCAGTGGAGTATTCATTGAGCTTGGCGCAAAGGGTGTTCTGGAGTTGACAGCCATGCTCGGAATCCAACTTGACGAATCAATGAAATACATTGACGCTGACAAAAAACAACGCACCAATATTCCAGGTATATATGCCGCAGGTGATATTTGTGGTCCTCCGCTTCAGATGGCAAAAGCTGTCGGTGAAGGCTGCGTGGCGGGGATAGAAGCTGCAACCTACGCGAAAAAACTTGAAATGGATTAA
- a CDS encoding cytochrome c3 family protein: MPRRYYPIAILTGLFFIAALTGYLTPDEQRQAPTRTLLNNKAGKVIFAHASHVELQNQECVTCHHTSTNEQRPLQCSRCHVKRFDAGFLANHPSEFDQTQCVHCHHRTATIENFSHDAHTEDYVPEDCQACHHDKSIEPEPQSCSNCHKENATEGMISLKEASHSRCADCHDDFFEAGPKGCKKCHARKTEGLTPAPQRCSSCHEESIDMLIPTTTNAYHAQCRGCHEHQSSGPYGDDSCYKCHMK, from the coding sequence TTGCCAAGACGCTACTATCCAATCGCCATATTGACAGGGTTATTTTTCATCGCAGCCCTGACTGGGTACCTGACACCTGATGAACAGAGACAGGCTCCGACTCGTACACTCCTGAATAACAAAGCAGGAAAAGTCATTTTTGCCCATGCTTCACATGTGGAGCTGCAAAATCAAGAGTGCGTAACCTGCCACCACACCTCTACGAATGAACAAAGACCTCTCCAGTGTTCCCGGTGTCATGTGAAGAGGTTTGATGCAGGCTTTTTAGCAAATCACCCCTCTGAATTCGACCAAACACAATGCGTGCATTGTCACCATCGAACTGCGACCATCGAGAATTTCTCACACGATGCACACACAGAAGACTATGTGCCAGAAGATTGCCAGGCCTGCCATCACGACAAATCGATCGAGCCTGAACCTCAATCTTGCTCCAACTGTCACAAGGAAAACGCAACCGAAGGGATGATAAGTCTCAAAGAAGCCAGTCACAGCCGTTGCGCGGACTGCCATGATGACTTCTTTGAGGCTGGTCCGAAAGGATGTAAAAAATGCCACGCAAGAAAAACGGAAGGCCTGACACCTGCACCACAGCGTTGTTCAAGTTGTCATGAAGAATCGATAGATATGCTTATTCCCACGACAACCAATGCATACCATGCACAATGCAGAGGGTGCCATGAACACCAAAGTTCTGGCCCCTATGGAGACGACTCCTGCTACAAGTGCCACATGAAGTAG
- a CDS encoding 4Fe-4S dicluster domain-containing protein: protein MTMSTYSFSLLTGETGPLVKGSSPDRLSIPAQAHTPILAEGDQVLSGTKIAKARLSGLGDLHAPLAGTIREITPEAIVMDVGRAGHAPESPAPEEGGEELKEWLRSQGVSVRHLEKVTTLVVNAVPPEPGISTYDPLLKDYRKTVELGLETIQRIAEPSKVFLVAAKGNKANAFPNCTVLHVSPVYPNGLDQLVLKTVTGEETLIGKKPNDAAIFSVSDLYFIGRVMETSRPLTETVMTLGGQNHLIKIGTPIGHLVKEAGATVMPGDRVVLGGLMRGMTALNLQQGVDKSTTGLTILRSKEGLIPTDNFCLGCGECERHCPARILPGMISRCSEFKQFERAEDFHIHSCIECGLCSYWCKAQRPLLQYIRLAKYEIALLRTSSDAREEEFTSKSDQQDEVKA from the coding sequence ATGACGATGTCGACATACAGTTTCAGTTTACTCACCGGGGAGACAGGTCCACTTGTCAAAGGTTCAAGCCCGGACCGATTGAGCATTCCAGCCCAGGCCCACACCCCCATTCTCGCTGAGGGTGATCAGGTCCTGTCGGGAACAAAAATAGCCAAAGCACGACTTTCCGGATTGGGAGATCTGCATGCACCTCTTGCTGGAACAATCCGGGAAATTACCCCTGAAGCAATTGTTATGGATGTCGGCAGAGCTGGGCACGCCCCCGAAAGCCCCGCTCCTGAGGAGGGGGGAGAGGAACTGAAAGAATGGTTGAGAAGCCAGGGAGTCAGTGTCCGACACCTGGAGAAGGTGACGACTCTCGTTGTCAATGCTGTCCCACCTGAACCTGGTATTTCCACGTATGATCCGCTCCTCAAGGATTATCGTAAAACTGTCGAGCTTGGCTTGGAAACAATTCAGCGAATAGCCGAACCATCCAAGGTATTCCTCGTCGCGGCAAAGGGAAATAAAGCCAACGCCTTTCCAAACTGCACAGTCCTTCACGTCTCACCGGTATATCCAAATGGCCTTGATCAGTTGGTTCTCAAAACTGTCACAGGCGAAGAAACCCTTATCGGCAAGAAGCCGAACGACGCTGCCATCTTTTCCGTCAGTGATCTCTATTTTATCGGCAGAGTCATGGAAACAAGCCGCCCTCTTACCGAAACAGTGATGACTCTTGGGGGCCAAAACCACTTGATCAAAATTGGAACCCCAATAGGACATTTGGTCAAGGAAGCCGGAGCTACAGTCATGCCTGGAGACAGGGTCGTTCTTGGGGGACTCATGAGAGGCATGACAGCCCTCAACCTCCAGCAGGGAGTAGATAAATCCACAACGGGGCTCACCATTCTTCGCAGCAAAGAAGGACTTATTCCCACAGATAATTTCTGCCTGGGGTGTGGAGAATGTGAGCGACATTGTCCAGCCCGCATTCTGCCTGGAATGATCAGTCGATGTTCCGAATTCAAACAATTTGAAAGGGCTGAAGATTTCCATATCCACTCTTGTATCGAGTGTGGACTTTGCAGTTATTGGTGCAAAGCGCAGCGTCCTCTACTTCAATATATTCGACTCGCCAAATACGAAATAGCATTACTGAGAACCTCATCAGATGCCCGCGAAGAGGAATTCACCAGCAAAAGCGACCAACAGGACGAGGTCAAAGCATGA